One Mercurialis annua linkage group LG3, ddMerAnnu1.2, whole genome shotgun sequence DNA window includes the following coding sequences:
- the LOC126672008 gene encoding agamous-like MADS-box protein AGL65 isoform X1, giving the protein MGRVKLKIKRLESTSNRQVTYSKRRNGILKKAKELSILCDIDIVLLMFSPTGRPTIFQGDHSSIEDVIAKFAQLTPQERAKRKLESLEALKKTFKKLDHDVNIQDFLGSGSQTVEELTDQVRFFQEQLAEMQKRLSYWSNPDKVDRIDHLRQMEDSLKDSINQIRLHKENLAKCQLMPLECSSQFQNGVALPLMMNGGQENQQLSWLPNNGSQHFLLSNEPSCLPQRQIQCTADTSIPGYSGYYDTGKQVEIGNPGAVDNMGQEGGAMNSLSSTSCLGVNLDEQFSYPSYNSLNLHEMKKVKPDMQLNSQGNHSVYQVNNNFELARPMYENGHHGWVPASGPCSIAMFNENPYHQQSN; this is encoded by the exons ATGGGAAGGGTTAAATTGAAGATAAAGAGATTGGAGAGCACTAGCAATAGACAAGTCACCTATTCGAAGAGAAGGAATGGGATCTTGAAGAAAGCTAAAGAATTGTCTATTTTGTGTGACATTGATATTGTTCTTCTTATGTTTTCTCCTACTGGAAGGCCTACTATTTTCCAAGGAGATCACAG CAGTATTGAAGATGTAATTGCAAAATTTGCTCAATTAACCCCACAAGAGAGGGCAAAAAG GAAACTAGAGAGCCTTGAA GCATTGAAGAAAACCTTCAAGAAGTTGGACCATGATGTAAATATACAAGACTTTTTGGGTTCTGG AAGCCAAACAGTTGAG GAGTTGACTGATCAAGTTAGGTTTTTTCAAGAACAACTTGCAGAAATGCAGAAGAGACTGAG CTATTGGAGTAATCCTGATAAGGTTGACAGAATAGACCATCTTAGGCAGATGGAAGACTCACTAAAAGACTCCATTAACCAGATCCGTTTGCACAAG GAAAATCTCGCGAAGTGCCAACTTATGCCACTAGAATGCAGTAGCCAG TTTCAGAATGGCGTGGCTTTACCTTTGATGATGAATGGTGGACAAGAGAACCAACAACTTTCATGGCTTCCAAACAATGGCAGTCAACATTTTTTGTTATCCAATGAGCCAAGTTGTTTGCCCCAAAG ACAGATACAATGCACTGCCGATACATCCATTCCAGGATATTCTGGTTATTATGACACTGGAAAACAAGTTGAAATTGGAAATCCAGGAGCAGTTGATAACATGGGACAGGAAGGCGGTGCAATGAACAGCTTAAGCAGCACTTCATGCTTAGGTGTTAACCTTGATGAGCAATTCTCATACCCGTCATATAATAGTTTAAATTTGCATGAGATGAAGAAAGTGAAGCCTGATATGCAGTTAAATTCCCAAGGAAATCATTCTGTTTATCAAGTTAATAACAACTTTGAATTAGCTAGACCTATGTATGAAAATGGTCATCATGGCTGGGTTCCCGCTTCCGGACCTTGCAGCATTGCTATGTTCAATGAGAATCCGTACCATCAG CAATCAAATTGA
- the LOC126672008 gene encoding agamous-like MADS-box protein AGL65 isoform X2, producing MGRVKLKIKRLESTSNRQVTYSKRRNGILKKAKELSILCDIDIVLLMFSPTGRPTIFQGDHSIEDVIAKFAQLTPQERAKRKLESLEALKKTFKKLDHDVNIQDFLGSGSQTVEELTDQVRFFQEQLAEMQKRLSYWSNPDKVDRIDHLRQMEDSLKDSINQIRLHKENLAKCQLMPLECSSQFQNGVALPLMMNGGQENQQLSWLPNNGSQHFLLSNEPSCLPQRQIQCTADTSIPGYSGYYDTGKQVEIGNPGAVDNMGQEGGAMNSLSSTSCLGVNLDEQFSYPSYNSLNLHEMKKVKPDMQLNSQGNHSVYQVNNNFELARPMYENGHHGWVPASGPCSIAMFNENPYHQQSN from the exons ATGGGAAGGGTTAAATTGAAGATAAAGAGATTGGAGAGCACTAGCAATAGACAAGTCACCTATTCGAAGAGAAGGAATGGGATCTTGAAGAAAGCTAAAGAATTGTCTATTTTGTGTGACATTGATATTGTTCTTCTTATGTTTTCTCCTACTGGAAGGCCTACTATTTTCCAAGGAGATCACAG TATTGAAGATGTAATTGCAAAATTTGCTCAATTAACCCCACAAGAGAGGGCAAAAAG GAAACTAGAGAGCCTTGAA GCATTGAAGAAAACCTTCAAGAAGTTGGACCATGATGTAAATATACAAGACTTTTTGGGTTCTGG AAGCCAAACAGTTGAG GAGTTGACTGATCAAGTTAGGTTTTTTCAAGAACAACTTGCAGAAATGCAGAAGAGACTGAG CTATTGGAGTAATCCTGATAAGGTTGACAGAATAGACCATCTTAGGCAGATGGAAGACTCACTAAAAGACTCCATTAACCAGATCCGTTTGCACAAG GAAAATCTCGCGAAGTGCCAACTTATGCCACTAGAATGCAGTAGCCAG TTTCAGAATGGCGTGGCTTTACCTTTGATGATGAATGGTGGACAAGAGAACCAACAACTTTCATGGCTTCCAAACAATGGCAGTCAACATTTTTTGTTATCCAATGAGCCAAGTTGTTTGCCCCAAAG ACAGATACAATGCACTGCCGATACATCCATTCCAGGATATTCTGGTTATTATGACACTGGAAAACAAGTTGAAATTGGAAATCCAGGAGCAGTTGATAACATGGGACAGGAAGGCGGTGCAATGAACAGCTTAAGCAGCACTTCATGCTTAGGTGTTAACCTTGATGAGCAATTCTCATACCCGTCATATAATAGTTTAAATTTGCATGAGATGAAGAAAGTGAAGCCTGATATGCAGTTAAATTCCCAAGGAAATCATTCTGTTTATCAAGTTAATAACAACTTTGAATTAGCTAGACCTATGTATGAAAATGGTCATCATGGCTGGGTTCCCGCTTCCGGACCTTGCAGCATTGCTATGTTCAATGAGAATCCGTACCATCAG CAATCAAATTGA
- the LOC126672008 gene encoding agamous-like MADS-box protein AGL65 isoform X3 codes for MGRVKLKIKRLESTSNRQVTYSKRRNGILKKAKELSILCDIDIVLLMFSPTGRPTIFQGDHSSIEDVIAKFAQLTPQERAKRKLESLEALKKTFKKLDHDVNIQDFLGSGSQTVEELTDQVRFFQEQLAEMQKRLSYWSNPDKVDRIDHLRQMEDSLKDSINQIRLHKENLAKCQLMPLECSSQFQNGVALPLMMNGGQENQQLSWLPNNGSQHFLLSNEPSCLPQRYNALPIHPFQDILVIMTLENKLKLEIQEQLITWDRKAVQ; via the exons ATGGGAAGGGTTAAATTGAAGATAAAGAGATTGGAGAGCACTAGCAATAGACAAGTCACCTATTCGAAGAGAAGGAATGGGATCTTGAAGAAAGCTAAAGAATTGTCTATTTTGTGTGACATTGATATTGTTCTTCTTATGTTTTCTCCTACTGGAAGGCCTACTATTTTCCAAGGAGATCACAG CAGTATTGAAGATGTAATTGCAAAATTTGCTCAATTAACCCCACAAGAGAGGGCAAAAAG GAAACTAGAGAGCCTTGAA GCATTGAAGAAAACCTTCAAGAAGTTGGACCATGATGTAAATATACAAGACTTTTTGGGTTCTGG AAGCCAAACAGTTGAG GAGTTGACTGATCAAGTTAGGTTTTTTCAAGAACAACTTGCAGAAATGCAGAAGAGACTGAG CTATTGGAGTAATCCTGATAAGGTTGACAGAATAGACCATCTTAGGCAGATGGAAGACTCACTAAAAGACTCCATTAACCAGATCCGTTTGCACAAG GAAAATCTCGCGAAGTGCCAACTTATGCCACTAGAATGCAGTAGCCAG TTTCAGAATGGCGTGGCTTTACCTTTGATGATGAATGGTGGACAAGAGAACCAACAACTTTCATGGCTTCCAAACAATGGCAGTCAACATTTTTTGTTATCCAATGAGCCAAGTTGTTTGCCCCAAAG ATACAATGCACTGCCGATACATCCATTCCAGGATATTCTGGTTATTATGACACTGGAAAACAAGTTGAAATTGGAAATCCAGGAGCAGTTGATAACATGGGACAGGAAGGCGGTGCAATGA
- the LOC126671610 gene encoding probable calcium-binding protein CML46, translating into MESIVDEHNEPTNPISVINVLLLLIIIDFIIIFRDFYSSFSQIPKFLSNVISYVCGVCADYRCYSTEKLCIRVNESQTLPQNMEMVTDKLNAYLTQSTHHDNKNIDDDELTIGEVTMVMGKLGISYTPDGDCKFEEKLQSNEISTLFEEQEPSLQEFQEAFSMFDENNDGFIDYNELRKVVSTLCLSQASEVECRRMIKAFDNNGDGVIDFDEFVRLLTNSFC; encoded by the coding sequence ATGGAATCGATTGTCGATGAGCATAACGAGCCAACGAATCCAATTTCGGTAATCAATGTGTTGCTATTGCTAATTATCATCGATTTCATCATCATCTTTCGAGACTTCTACTCAAGTTTCTCTCAAATTCCAAAATTCTTATCGAATGTTATTTCATATGTATGCGGAGTTTGCGCTGACTACAGATGCTATAGTACCGAAAAGCTCTGCATCCGCGTAAATGAAAGTCAGACACTGCCACAAAATATGGAAATGGTCACAGACAAACTCAATGCATACTTGACACAAAGTACTCACCATGACAACAAGAATATAGACGACGATGAGCTAACTATAGGAGAAGTGACAATGGTAATGGGAAAACTAGGAATTTCTTATACCCCAGATGGAGATTGCAAGTTCGAAGAAAAGCTGCAATCAAATGAGATTTCAACTCTCTTTGAAGAGCAGGAGCCAAGTCTGCAAGAGTTTCAAGAAGCTTTCTCCATGTTCGATGAGAACAACGATGGCTTCATCGACTACAACGAGTTGAGGAAGGTTGTTTCTACGCTATGTTTGTCACAAGCTTCGGAAGTAGAATGCAGACGGATGATTAAAGCATTTGATAATAACGGAGACGGAGTCATAGATTTCGATGAGTTTGTTAGACTCCTAACTAACAGTTTTTGCTAA
- the LOC126675195 gene encoding uncharacterized protein LOC126675195, with amino-acid sequence MNRTTKDKPRTRTRTRHSSPPRQPRTTTTSFPSTLNSLPPRTHQSSSAVIDREMVTEQDTLTLFEDLKISEEYIEPRSFPHSVKQQCWDKAETIKGRDPDRWRRDPLGNTVFRKLVGCPGCLCHDYDHILPYSKGGKSTLDNCQVLQATVNRSKGNRTELSKAELIRRSSYCRVSGRDMDLIELSAYGNVRHAQNSGGCRIQ; translated from the exons ATGAACCGAACCACCAAAGACAAACCCAGAACCCGAACACGAACCCGCCACTCTTCTCCGCCCAGACAACCCCGAACCACCACGACCTCATTTCCCTCCACTCTCAACTCGCTTCCACCCAGAACTCACCAATCATCATCTGCTGTAATAGACAGAGAGATGGTGACGGAGCAAGATACTTTAACACTCTTTGAAGACCTCAAAATCTCCGAAGAATACATTGAACCCAGAAGCTTTCCTCACAGTGTGAAGCAGCAATGTTGGGACAAAGCTGAGACGATCAAAGGGCGTGACCCGGATCGGTGGAGACGTGACCCACTTGGTAATACTGTGTTTAGAAAGCTCGTTGGTTGTCCTGGTTGCTTGTGTCATGATTATGACCACATTCTTCCTTACTCTAAG GGAGGCAAAAGCACGCTGGATAATTGCCAAGTGTTACAG GCAACCGTTAATAGATCTAAGGGAAATAGAACCGAGCTTTCTAAAGCTGAACTCATTCGGAGAAGTTCATATTGCCGCGTTTCAG GTCGGGACATGGATCTTATCGAGCTGTCAGCCTATGGAAATGTAAGGCATGCACAAAACTCAGGAGGTTGCAGAATTCAATGA